TCTTACCTCATGTTAAACAGAAGGCACCTTAGGGTAAAAGTGTTACAATCGCTATACGCATACCATCAATCAGATACCAGGGATATTAAAGCACATGAAAAGCATTTGCTTCATAGCATTGACCAGGTTTTTGAAATGTACATATGGATGCTGTCGCTAATAAGCGAAGTAATTGATTATACCGCTATAGACGCGGAAGAAAGGGCTAACAAGCACCTGCCTACGGCAGAAGACTTAAATGCCGACACCAAAATTTTAAGCAACCGTTTTATTGTTTCGCTAAAGCAAAACAAAGACTACTTGGCTGCCGAAAAGAAATACAAAGTATCGTGGACGTTTGATCCCGAACTGGCAAAATCGCTATTCACCACGCTTAAAGCATCGCCCGAATACGCCGAATACCTGGCCAAAACAGGTGATACCATACAAACCGATAAAGACATTATTAAATTCATCTTTAAAAAGGTGATCCTTAAATCGTCGTTAGCCGAGCAGGTTTTTGAAGATAAGTTTATTTACTGGCCGGTTGACCGCGAGGTACTACAGGCGCTTATTGCCAAAACTTTCAAAAACTTTTCTTTTGACGACCCGGCCCAAAACCATTTGGCCGAAATTAGCGGCAACTGGGTTGAGGACCGCGAATTTGTGGTGAACCTTTTTGAACAAACCATACGCCACGATGCCGCTTATCAGGAATTGATAGCCCAAAAAACGCAAAACTGGGAACCCGACCGTATTGCCATGATGGATACCTTATTAATGAAGATGGCAATTGTAGAATTTATTAATTTTACCTCGATACCGGTTAAGGTTACTATAAACGAGTACCTGGAAATATCAAAGGAGTTTAGTACACCTAAAAGTAATTCGTTTATTAACGGTATATTAGACAAAATTTTATTTGAGTTGAAAGCCGAAAATAAAATAAGGAAAATAGGCAGAGGATTAATTGAATAAACCCATAATGAAAAAGTTGTTTTTATGTACAATTGTTGCCGGCATGTTATTTACCGCCTGCAACCAGTCTACCACTACTACAGCAAGTGCCGATACCGGTAATGTAAGCGCTACCAATGCACCGGCAATGAAATTTGAAAAAGAAACGCACGACTTTGGCAAAGTTAAGGCCGGCGATAAGGTTACTTACGAGTTTAAATTTACCAATACGGGTAAATCGCCCTTAATTATTAAGGATGCCATTGCAACTTGTGGCTGCACCAAGCCCGAGTGGCCAAAAACACCTATAAAACCAGGCGAAGACGGCGCTATTAAAGTGACATTTAACAGCACCGGCAAAATGGGCCTGCAAGACAAGCAAATTACCGTTACAGCTAATACCGTACCTGCGCAAAACATGGTGCATTTAATTGGCGAGGTAACCCTTTAATTATATAAAAACAGAAATGACAGCAAC
This portion of the Inquilinus sp. KBS0705 genome encodes:
- the nusB gene encoding transcription antitermination factor NusB, whose amino-acid sequence is MLNRRHLRVKVLQSLYAYHQSDTRDIKAHEKHLLHSIDQVFEMYIWMLSLISEVIDYTAIDAEERANKHLPTAEDLNADTKILSNRFIVSLKQNKDYLAAEKKYKVSWTFDPELAKSLFTTLKASPEYAEYLAKTGDTIQTDKDIIKFIFKKVILKSSLAEQVFEDKFIYWPVDREVLQALIAKTFKNFSFDDPAQNHLAEISGNWVEDREFVVNLFEQTIRHDAAYQELIAQKTQNWEPDRIAMMDTLLMKMAIVEFINFTSIPVKVTINEYLEISKEFSTPKSNSFINGILDKILFELKAENKIRKIGRGLIE
- a CDS encoding DUF1573 domain-containing protein; this encodes MKKLFLCTIVAGMLFTACNQSTTTTASADTGNVSATNAPAMKFEKETHDFGKVKAGDKVTYEFKFTNTGKSPLIIKDAIATCGCTKPEWPKTPIKPGEDGAIKVTFNSTGKMGLQDKQITVTANTVPAQNMVHLIGEVTL